CTCGATCGCCTGCAGGATTCACTGGCGCTGGCCAAGCGTGAGGGTGGGCCGGTGTTCGCCGTGCTGTTCCTTGACCTGGACCGCTTCAAGCTGGTCAACGACAGCATCGGCCACGCCGCTGGCGACCGCATGCTGGTGGAGGTGGCCAAGCGCATCGTATCGATGGCCGGCACCGACGACGTGGTGGCGCGGCTGGGCGGTGATGAATTCGCGGTGCTGCTGCAATGCCCGCAGGGCCTGGCACAGGCATTGGATTTCGGCCAGCGCCTGCTGCTGGCACTGCAGGAATCGATGTGGATCGCCGGCCGCGAACTGTTCCCGTCCGGCAGCCTGGGCATCGCGTTGTGGAACCCGCGCTACCGCACCGGCGAGGAGCTGCTGCGCGACGCCGACGCGGCGATGTACCGGGCCAAGGCACAGGGTCATGACCGCTGCGCGATCTTCGACGAGGACATGCGTGAGCAGGCCATGCGCAGCCTCGATCTGGAGGCCGACCTGCGGCGTGCGATCAACAACCACGACTTCGTTCCGTTCTACCAGCCGATCGTGCGCCTGTCTGATGGCGAGGTGGTGGGGCACGAGGCGTTGCTGCGCTGGCAGCACGAGCGTCGTGGCCTGCTGCTGCCGGGCGCGTTCCTGGAACTGGGTGAGGAAAGCGGCCTGATCGAACAGGTTGACTGGCTGATCTACGAACAGGTCATTGCTGGCCTGGCCGAAGGCGGGCACAGCTATGTCTCGGTGAACGTATCGCCGCGTCATTTCCGCTCTGCGGAATTCAGCGGCCGACTGTTCGGCCTGCTGGACGAGTACGGCGCCGATCCGCAGCGGCTGCGCCTGGAAATAACAGAGGTGGCGCTGCTCGATGATGGTCCGCACACCCTGCGCATCCTGCAGGGCCTGCGCGAGCGCGGCATCCAGGTGCAGCTGGACGATTTTGGTACCGGCTTCTCGGCGCTGTCCTACCTGCACCGCTTCCCGATCAGCACGCTGAAGATCGACCAGAGTTTCATCGCCGGCCTGCATGGGCCGGAAGTGCAGAGCACGCGCGCGCTGGTCGAAGGCGTGCTGTCACTGGCCCGCACCCTGGGCATCGAAACCATCGGCGAAGGCATCGAGACCGAGGCGCAGCGGCAGACGCTGCGCGAGCTCGGTTGCGACTACGGCCAGGGCTACCTGCTCGGCCGTCCGGCACCGTGGGAGCGCGCGGTGGCCTGAGCCACCGCGCCAGATCACTTCAGCGCAGAGCGGAGCGACGCTTTTCGTCGATCCACTTGGAAGCCTGGGCCGGCTGGTAGTTCTGCATCCACACCAGCATTTCCTCGATGTCCGAGCCGTACCACAGGTCCTGGCGCTGGTCCGGATGCAGGAAGCGTTCTTCCACCATGCGATCGATCATGCCGATCAGCGGGGCATAGAAGCCTTCCACATCGAGGAAGGCGCACGGCTTGTTGCCGATGCCCAGCTGGCGCCAGGTCAGCATCTCGAAGATCTCTTCCATGGTGCCGAAGCCGCCGGGCAGGGCGACGAAACCATCGGCGAGATCGAACATGCGCGACTTGCGCTCATGCATCGAACCGACGATCTCCAGTTCGGTCAGGCCGCGGTGGGCCACTTCCCAGTCGGCCAGCTGGCGCGGGATCACGCCGGTCACCTCGCCGCCAGCGGCGAGCACGGCATTGGCCACGGTTCCCATCAGGCCGACGTTGCCGCCGCCATACACCAGGCGCAGGCCGTCGCGGGCGATGCGGTCGCCCAGGGCAATGGCGCGTTCAGTGTAGGCAGGCTTGCTGCCAGCGTTGGAACCACAGTACACACAGATCGACTTCATGGATCTTCCTGTCTCTTGGCCGGAAACGAAAACGCCCCGTCGCCGACCGCAGAGCGGTCAGGGGACGGGGTGTCTCTCAATTATGGGCCTTTGCGGTTGCTGTCTGTAGGGCCGGGCATGGCTCGGCCCTACAGAAACTGCTTACGCCGCAGCGGCCTGCTCGCGGCGCGGGCCTTCACGCAGGGCGCGGCCGACCATGCCCACCAGCAGGTCCAGCTCGTCGCTGTCCATGCCGAAGTGCGGGGTGAAACGCAGCGAGTTCTCGCCGCCATGGATCACGTTGATGCCGTGCTGGCGCAGCCATTCCTCGGTGGAGTTGGCGCCGTAGCACTTGAACTGCGGGGCCAGCTCGCAGGAGAACAGCAGGCCAGTGCCCTGCACCTTGGTGATCAGGCCGCCCAGCTCGCTCCTGAGCTGCTCCAGCTTGCGCACGGCCTCGGCACCGCGTTCGGCGATGTTGGCGCGCACCTGCGGGGTCAGCTGCGCCAGGGTGGCGCAGGCCACGTCCAGCGCACGCGGGTTGCTGGTCATGGTGTTGCCGTAGATGCCCTTGCGGTACAGCTGCGCGGCATGCTCGGTCACCGCCAGCACCGACAGCGGGTACTGCGCGGCGTTGAGCGCCTTGGAGTAGGTCTCCATGTCCGGCGGGTCCAGGCCTTCGAAGCCCGGGTAATCGACCACCGACAGCACGCCATGCGCGCGCAGGCCAGCCTGGATCGAGTCCAGCAGCAGCAGGCTGCCGTGCGCACGGGTCAGCTCACGGGCCACGGCATAGAACGCCGGCGGCACCGAACGGCCCGGGTCGCCTTCGCCCATTACCGGTTCCAGGAACACCGCCTCGATGAACCACTGGTTGCGTGCAGCGTCCTCGAACACCTTGCGCAGGCCCGCCTCATCGTACGGCGCCACGGTGATCACCGAATCCTCGCCGCGGTAGCTGGCCAGGTGCTGCATGTAGCTCTTGCGGCTGGAATCGGAATACAGGGCAGGACGGTCGGTACGGCCATGGAAGCTGCCCTTGACCACCACGCGCTTGATCGTGGCGCCGGCGTGGCGCGCGCCCGGGTCGGTCTGCAGCTTGGCGTTGACGTCGGCGATGCGGGCGGCCAGGCCAACCGCCTCGGAGCCGGAGTTCAGGCACATGAAGCGGGCGAACGGGCAGCCGCCACGGCGGTGGCCGATCTCGGCGCGCAGGGCGGTGATGAAGCGCTGCTGCGACAGGCTGGGGGTCATGATGTTGGCCATCACCTGTGGGCGGGCCATCGCCTCCAGCACGGCGTCCGGGGTGTGCCCGAAGCCGAGCATGCCGTAGCCGCCGGCGTCGTACAGCACCGCGCCCTTCAGGGTGACCACCCACGGGCCGCGCGCAGCCAGCGCCACGTACGGGGTCACTGCATCATCGGCATAGAAATTGACGAAGCCGTCCTGCATCGCGTCGATCTGCGCCTGTTCGTCCTGCGCCAGCAGCGGCCCCAGGTCGGCCTGCACGCGCGCGAACTCTTCGGCGGCGGCATCCACCGCAGCGACCAGCTGCGGGTGGCGGGCGGACAGGGCGGTCAGGGTGGCATCGTCCAGGCCGGAGGTGAGGCGGGTGCCGGGCTGGCTGCGCAGGGGGGCGAGGCGTTCGATGAAGCTCATTGCAGATCTCCTGAAACAATGGGTCGCACGGGTCTTCAAAAGCAAAACGCGCGTCATCACGCGCGCTTGGGGCAGGCTCGTGCAGCGGACTTCCGACTCGATGCTAGCACTTGTTTTTTTGCGCGATAACCCCGCAGAAACCTGCTGCATAGCAGCATTTTGCGCGACGTTCGCCGCGAAGCGCGCCGGCTCGCAGACGCTGGACGTACAATGCGCGCCATTGTCGACCTGTTGCCGCCCACTGCCTTGAAGAAGTCCGATTTCCATTACGACCTGCCGGCTGAATTGATCGCGCAGGCGCCCCTGGCTGAACGTTCCGCCAGCCGCCTGATGCTGGTGCCGCAAGCCCCCGCCGCGTTCACCGACCTGCAGGTGCGTGACCTGCCGTCGCTGCTGCAGCCGGGCGACCTGCTGGTGTTCAACGACACCCGGGTGATCCCGGCGCGTCTGTTCGGCCAGAAGGCCAGTGGCGGCCGCGTCGAGATCCTGATCGAGCGCCTGCTCGGCGGCCAGCAGGCACGTGCCCAGGTGGGCGCCAGCAAGTCGCCCAAGGCCGGCAGCCGCATCGCCCTGGATGCCGGTGGCGAAGCCGAGGTGCTGGGCCGCGACGGCGAGTTCTATGTGCTGCAGTTCCATGTGCCCGAATCGCTGGAGCAGTGGCTGCTGCACGCCGGCCGCCTGCCGCTGCCGCCCTACATCCAGCGCGAGCCAGGTGTGGACGATCGCGAGCGCTACCAGACCGTGTTCGCGCGTGAAGTGGGCGCGGTGGCGGCGCCAACCGCCGGCCTGCATTTCGACGAACCGCTGCTGGCCGCGCTGAAGGACAAGGGCGTGGACTTCGGCCACGTCACCCTGCACGTGGGTGCGGGCACCTTCCAGCCGGTGCGCGCGGACGACCTGAAGGACCACGTGATGCACCGCGAGTGGCTGAACGTCGGCGCGGAACTGGTGCAGCAGGTACGGCGCACGCGTGCCGCCGGCGGCCGGGTGATCGGCGTCGGCACCACCGTGGTGCGCGCGCTGGAAAGCGCGATGCGCGATGGTGAGCTGCTGCCGTTCGCCGGTGAGACCCAGATCTTCATCACCCCCGGTTACCGCATCCGCAGCGTCGACGCGATGGTGACCAACTTCCACCTGCCGGAAAGCACGCTGCTGATGATGATCTCCGCGTTTGCCGGCAAGGAGCGCGTGTTCGAGGCCTACCAGCATGCGATCGAGCAGCGCTACCGCTTCTTCAGCTACGGCGACGCGATGCTGCTGTTCCCGCAGGCCGGGTAGGGCGCCCCGGGAGCGCAGGGGCCCCTGTGGGTGCGCACCTTGGTGCGCACGCCTTCTTGGGAGACAATAGGCGACTATTTGCCTGAATGACCGCTCCATGTCCCGACTGCAGTTCCAGCTCCAGACCCGCGACGGCCGTGCCCGCCGTGGCCGCCTGACCTTCCCGCGTGGCACGGTGGAAACACCGGCCTTCATGCCGGTCGGGACCTATGGCTCGGTCAAGGGCATCCTGCCGGACCAGGTGCGTGCGCTGGGCGCCGAGATCATCCTCGGCAACACCTTCCACCTGTACCTGCGCCCGGGCCTGGACATCATCGCCGACCACGGCGGCCTGCACGGCTTCTGCCGTTGGGATGGCCCGATCCTGACCGACTCCGGCGGCTTCCAGGTGTTCTCGCTTGCCCACCGCCGCAAGATCACCGAGCAGGGCGTGACCTTCGTCTCGCCGACCGACGGCGCGCGCGTTTTCCTCGGTCCCGAGGAGAGCATGAAGATCCAGAAGGTGCTCGATTCGGACATCGTGATGATCTTCGACGAGTGCACCCCGTACCCGGCCACCGAGGACGTTGCCCGCCGTTCGATGGAGCTGAGCCTGCGCTGGGCCCAGCGCAGCCGCAACGCGCATGACGAGCTGGGCAACGACGCGGCCCTGTTCGGCATCGTCCAGGGCGGCGTGCATACCGACCTGCGCAGCCGCTCGGCCGATGCCCTGCAGGCGATCGGCTTCGACGGCTACGCCATCGGCGGCCTGGCCGTGGGCGAGCCGGAGCACGAGCGCAACGCCATGCTCGACCACCTGGACCCGGAGCTGCCGGGCGACCGCCCGCGCTACCTGATGGGCGTGGGCCGGCCGGAGGACCTGGTCGAGGGTGTCGCACGTGGCGTGGACATGTTCGATTGCGTGATGCCGACCCGCAACGCCCGCAACGGCCACTATTTCACCTCGTTCGGCACCGTCCGCATCCGCAACTCGCAGTACGCGCGCGACATGGACCCGATCGAGCCGGGCTGCGGCTGCGTGGCCTGCACCGGCGGCTACACCCGTTCCTACCTGCGCCACCTGGACCGCTGCAACGAGATGCTGGCGCCGATGCTGGGCACCCTGCACAACCTGTTCTACTACGAGAAGCTCATGGCCGACATCCGTGCGGCGATCGAGGCGGGAACCTTCCTGGCCTTCCGTGAGTCCTTCTACGCGGCACGCGGGGCGGTACCCCCGCCGCTGTAACCCGAACGCCCCCTGCCAAACGGCCCAAGGACGAACGCCCGGGGCCGTGGCATACTTCAAGGCTGACCCAGATCCGCGGTCGACACCCCGTGCCCGTGAAAGGGCCGGAGCGCCGCCCAACCAAAGGACCAACGATGAACCTGCTTGCCTTCCTGATTCCCGCCGCCCACGCCCAGGCCGCCGGCGGCCAACCGCAGGGCATGGGCCTGACCACGCTGCTGTTCCCGGTCATCCTGATCGCCATCATGTACTTCCTGATGATCCGCCCGCAGATGAAGCGGCAGAAGGAGCACAAGTCCATGCTGGAGAAGATCAAGCGTGGCGACGAAGTGCTGACCAACGGTGGCATCGCCGGCAAGGTCACCGACATCGGCGACAACTTCATCACCATCGAAGTGGCCGAGAACGTGCGCATCCGCGTGCAGAAGGGCGCTGTTGGCAGCGTGCTGCCGACCGGCACCCTGGATTCGGCCAAGTAAGCCACTCCCTTTCCGAAGCACAACCGCGGCGCCGGGGATGGCGCCGCGCGGGACCCAAGCAATGCTCGAATTTCCACGCTGGAAGTACGTCGTCATCCTGATCGTACTGGCGCTCAGTGCGCTGTACGCGCTGCCCAACATCTACCAGAAGGACCCGGCCCTCCAGATCACCGCCAACCGTGGCGGCCAGATCGACGATGCGCTGCGCGACCGTGTGCTGGCCGACCTGAAGACGGCCGGTGTCACCACCATCGGTGTCGAGAAGGAAGGGGAGAGCCTGATCGTCCGCCTGCCGGACCTGAAGGCGCAGTCCGCTGCCAGCGACGCCCTGCGTGACACCGTCGGCGAGAAGTACACCGTGGCCCTGAACCTGGCCTCGACCGTACCGGACTGGCTGGCCAAGCTGGGCGGTCGCCCGATGGTGCTGGGCCTGGACCTGCAGGGCGGCGTGCACTTCGTGCTGCAGGTCGACCAGAAGGCCGCCCTCGACAAGCGCCTGGATGCCTACACCGAAGACGTGCGCAGCACCCTGCGTGACGCGCGCATCGCCTACCAGTCGGTGGAACGCCGCGCTGACAACAGCATCGTGGCCAACCTGAGCCCGTCCGCCGGCGATGACGCCGCGCAGCGTGCCCGTACCGCCCTGGTCAAGGCGCAGCCGACCCTCGGCTACGACGTCAGCGGCAACCGCATCACGGTGACCGTGCCCGATACCGAGATCGCGCAGATCTCCAATGGCGCCATCGAGCAGAACATCAACACCCTGCGCAACCGCGTGAACCAGCTCGGCGTGGCCGAGCCGATCATCCAGCGCCAGGGTGCCGACCGCGTGGTCGTGCAGCTGCCGGGCGTGCAGGACACTGCCGAAGCCAAGCGCATGATCGGCGCCACTGCCACCCTGGAATACCGTGCGGTGGTTGAAGGCAACGCGCAGGACGCCATCACTGCCGGCCGCATCCCGCCGGAAGCGAAGGTCTACCAGCGTCGCGACGGCGGTGGTCCGATCCTGCTGAACAAGCGCGTGATCGTCACCGGTGACCAGATGGTCGGTGCGCAGGCGGTGACTGATTCGAACAGTGGTTCCCCGGCCGTCAGTGTGACGCTGAACAACGTCGGTGGCCAGCGCATGTTCGACTTCACCAGCGCCAACGTGAACAAGCCGATGGCGGTGGTCTACACCGAGCGCGTGCCGACCGTGACCGTCGTCGACGGCCAGGAAGTGCGTGGCTTCAAGGTCAACGAGGAAGTGATCTCGGTGGCCAACATCAACGGCGTGTTCGGCAAGAACTTCCAGACCACCGGTCTGCAGAAGAAGGAAGCCGAAGACCTGGCCAAGCTGCTGAAGTCGGGCTCGCTGGCCGCGCCGATGGACTTCGTTGAAGAGCGCGTGGTCGGCCCGAGCCTGGGCGCCGAGAACGTCAAGAACGGTATGCGCGCCGTGGTGTTCGCGTTCCTGTTCACCCTGGTGTTCTTCAGCGTCTACTACCGCATGTTCGGTGTGATCACCTCGATCGCGATGCTGTTCAACCTGCTGATCGTGGTGGCGGTGATGTCGCTGTTCGGCGCGACCATGACCCTGCCGGGCTTCGCCGGCCTGGCGTTGTCGGTCGGCCTGTCGGTGGACGCCAACGTGCTGATCAACGAGCGTATCCGTGAAGAGCTGCGTGCCGGCGTGCCGGGCAAGACCGCGATCGTGACCGGTTACGAGCGTGCCTCGGGCACCATCCTCGACGCCAACCTGACCGGCCTGATCGTCGGTGTGGCGCTGTTCGCATTCGGTACCGGTCCGCTGA
The sequence above is a segment of the Stenotrophomonas maltophilia genome. Coding sequences within it:
- a CDS encoding TIGR00730 family Rossman fold protein gives rise to the protein MKSICVYCGSNAGSKPAYTERAIALGDRIARDGLRLVYGGGNVGLMGTVANAVLAAGGEVTGVIPRQLADWEVAHRGLTELEIVGSMHERKSRMFDLADGFVALPGGFGTMEEIFEMLTWRQLGIGNKPCAFLDVEGFYAPLIGMIDRMVEERFLHPDQRQDLWYGSDIEEMLVWMQNYQPAQASKWIDEKRRSALR
- a CDS encoding aminotransferase class III-fold pyridoxal phosphate-dependent enzyme is translated as MSFIERLAPLRSQPGTRLTSGLDDATLTALSARHPQLVAAVDAAAEEFARVQADLGPLLAQDEQAQIDAMQDGFVNFYADDAVTPYVALAARGPWVVTLKGAVLYDAGGYGMLGFGHTPDAVLEAMARPQVMANIMTPSLSQQRFITALRAEIGHRRGGCPFARFMCLNSGSEAVGLAARIADVNAKLQTDPGARHAGATIKRVVVKGSFHGRTDRPALYSDSSRKSYMQHLASYRGEDSVITVAPYDEAGLRKVFEDAARNQWFIEAVFLEPVMGEGDPGRSVPPAFYAVARELTRAHGSLLLLDSIQAGLRAHGVLSVVDYPGFEGLDPPDMETYSKALNAAQYPLSVLAVTEHAAQLYRKGIYGNTMTSNPRALDVACATLAQLTPQVRANIAERGAEAVRKLEQLRSELGGLITKVQGTGLLFSCELAPQFKCYGANSTEEWLRQHGINVIHGGENSLRFTPHFGMDSDELDLLVGMVGRALREGPRREQAAAA
- the queA gene encoding tRNA preQ1(34) S-adenosylmethionine ribosyltransferase-isomerase QueA, whose protein sequence is MRAIVDLLPPTALKKSDFHYDLPAELIAQAPLAERSASRLMLVPQAPAAFTDLQVRDLPSLLQPGDLLVFNDTRVIPARLFGQKASGGRVEILIERLLGGQQARAQVGASKSPKAGSRIALDAGGEAEVLGRDGEFYVLQFHVPESLEQWLLHAGRLPLPPYIQREPGVDDRERYQTVFAREVGAVAAPTAGLHFDEPLLAALKDKGVDFGHVTLHVGAGTFQPVRADDLKDHVMHREWLNVGAELVQQVRRTRAAGGRVIGVGTTVVRALESAMRDGELLPFAGETQIFITPGYRIRSVDAMVTNFHLPESTLLMMISAFAGKERVFEAYQHAIEQRYRFFSYGDAMLLFPQAG
- the tgt gene encoding tRNA guanosine(34) transglycosylase Tgt; translation: MSRLQFQLQTRDGRARRGRLTFPRGTVETPAFMPVGTYGSVKGILPDQVRALGAEIILGNTFHLYLRPGLDIIADHGGLHGFCRWDGPILTDSGGFQVFSLAHRRKITEQGVTFVSPTDGARVFLGPEESMKIQKVLDSDIVMIFDECTPYPATEDVARRSMELSLRWAQRSRNAHDELGNDAALFGIVQGGVHTDLRSRSADALQAIGFDGYAIGGLAVGEPEHERNAMLDHLDPELPGDRPRYLMGVGRPEDLVEGVARGVDMFDCVMPTRNARNGHYFTSFGTVRIRNSQYARDMDPIEPGCGCVACTGGYTRSYLRHLDRCNEMLAPMLGTLHNLFYYEKLMADIRAAIEAGTFLAFRESFYAARGAVPPPL
- the yajC gene encoding preprotein translocase subunit YajC, whose translation is MNLLAFLIPAAHAQAAGGQPQGMGLTTLLFPVILIAIMYFLMIRPQMKRQKEHKSMLEKIKRGDEVLTNGGIAGKVTDIGDNFITIEVAENVRIRVQKGAVGSVLPTGTLDSAK
- the secD gene encoding protein translocase subunit SecD, whose amino-acid sequence is MLEFPRWKYVVILIVLALSALYALPNIYQKDPALQITANRGGQIDDALRDRVLADLKTAGVTTIGVEKEGESLIVRLPDLKAQSAASDALRDTVGEKYTVALNLASTVPDWLAKLGGRPMVLGLDLQGGVHFVLQVDQKAALDKRLDAYTEDVRSTLRDARIAYQSVERRADNSIVANLSPSAGDDAAQRARTALVKAQPTLGYDVSGNRITVTVPDTEIAQISNGAIEQNINTLRNRVNQLGVAEPIIQRQGADRVVVQLPGVQDTAEAKRMIGATATLEYRAVVEGNAQDAITAGRIPPEAKVYQRRDGGGPILLNKRVIVTGDQMVGAQAVTDSNSGSPAVSVTLNNVGGQRMFDFTSANVNKPMAVVYTERVPTVTVVDGQEVRGFKVNEEVISVANINGVFGKNFQTTGLQKKEAEDLAKLLKSGSLAAPMDFVEERVVGPSLGAENVKNGMRAVVFAFLFTLVFFSVYYRMFGVITSIAMLFNLLIVVAVMSLFGATMTLPGFAGLALSVGLSVDANVLINERIREELRAGVPGKTAIVTGYERASGTILDANLTGLIVGVALFAFGTGPLKGFALTMIIGIFASMFTAITVSRALATLIYGRRKKLQNVAI